Part of the Acidobacteriota bacterium genome is shown below.
AAGAGGCCGATCAGGGCTGGTTTTCGGCTTCACGCCGCCTCATCTCCCCCTCATGCACGTCAGAGTCACCCGTTTCACGAACGCCGGACACACCTCTCCTAGAACTGCTGCCGGGATGATCTTCTTGAGGCTGTGCGCGGCACACTCCAGCGAGAACTCCCCGGCCACCCTCGCCTTGGCACGTAGACCGAACCCTCGGAAACCCGCGTTCTTGATCTGACCGAACACCGGCTCCGCGATCGTCTTGCGTCGCGCGTACGACGTTCGGCTTTCCGGTTGCTTCATCCGCTGGTTCATGGCCCGGAGGAACGGCTCTGCCCGTTGCTCTTGATCGTGCTTGCCGCCTCCAATTTCGATCGGCAACAGGGACGATAGCGCCGACACGACACGCAAAACGCGGTGTGCGGGAAGTGGGCGCGGCGGCGCGCAAATGGCCAAGGTAACACAGTATTATCACAAAAAGTGCGCATTTTATCTCCATAATATCACACACTGGTCGGTATCCTATCTCTTCATTGTGCTGCCCGATCCTCTCCTGATCAGGAGCCGGAACCTGCTCGACTCGACGTTCTCCGCCATTTCGCGGGAGGCGAGGAGGGCCCGCTTGCAATACAAGTTGTCTTGTTGCGAAGAGGAAGAGAAGTTCCATGATGAGCAATAGGCGAACGACATGGACTTCGCTGATGCTGGTCACCATTGGCATCGGTTCCCACTTCTCATGGCCGATGTCCCCGTCCGGTTCGGGGCTCCACCGAACATCGTCCGACCGTTGGGCCTGCCGACTCCATCTCGCCCGGTCCCACTCCCGGATGGAGAACTCGATGCGCGCGTCCATCCCGGTTCGCGCGGACGTGTCCGCCTTGTGTGTTGCCCCGAGTGACGGCCGAATCGAGACGCCGATTGCGGGCGGGTGCGTGGCTGAAGTCCGACACCGGGAGTTACTCCGCCGGGACGGACGAAATGGAGTCGGAACCGGCGCTGGACTTTTTGGGTCTATCGAATCGTTTGCTACGCCTTGGGAGTTGTGTCCGGGCCGGTGGTTCCAGTCACCGACTGTCCCACTCGGCCCCGGTCGTGGCGTCTTCCTCATTCCAGTAATCGGGATTTATGCCTCCGCAACAATCCGGCGCGCCAACTCTCCGCGCCTGGTCCGGGAGCTGGGGAATTGGATGAGAGCAGACGGAAAGAGATGGTGGGCGGCGGTGTGCATCACTGCAGTGACCCGCTTCCATGCGCGACGCCCACCGATCGAAGAACAGCGTCGGTGACAGTCCTGTTTTCGCGCAGACTCCTATCCGGCGTGTTTCGTCGGGGGCCGGGCCTGCGGCGGTTCGTACGCCAGGACCCGTGAAATCCGGCCCATCGTGCTTCAAATGTCCGAAATCTCCCCATCAGACGTCACTAAGGGGTAGGCGGAAAGAACTTTCGACGCCGCATCAGTCCGACTGCAGCGGATCTCACGCGAGCGTCGGCGTCGAAGAGCCTGATGACACGAACCCGGATGAAAAGTGAGTGACAAGAATCGCAACGATCTCATAGCTGACGTAGCGGACGCGCTCACCCTGGACCACGACGTCCAATGGGATCGATGCCTGGAGCTCGCCGAGCCCGCCGACCGCGAGATGCTTGAAAACCTGCGGGTCACAGCCCGTGTCTTCAAGAGCCGGCGCCGTGCCGGACCGGCATCGGCGGCGGTGGAACCCCCGGCGACCAGTCTCCATCCGCGTGCCGGGGCGTTCATGGGCCGTGTCTTACGCACGCTGATGGTCATCGCCACAGTCGAGGTGGTGGTCGGGTTGATTCTGCTCCCGTGGGCTTGGACGGACTACCACCGACAGCATGGCGACTTGGCTGTTTTCTTTGTGGTGCTGCTCACCGGGCATTGCGCGAGTGCATCCCTACTGCTGTTCGCCGGTGCGCGGGAACGGCGGACTTGGCTGCTCGGCGGCTTTTTCCTGGTCCGGGCCACACTGGGGCCGTTTCACATGCTGCCGGCGATTTTGGGGGACCTCCCCGCGCCGCACCTGGTCGAAACGTTTCTTCAAGGCGCACCTCTGCAAATTAGAATATTCGCTTGTCTCTACGTTCCTGCGTTCCACTTCTCTCCCGCGTTCCTTTGGGCGTTTGCTCGAGAGTGTCCGCGGATACATCGTCGAACCCGGCTTGATGATCTCGCGCGCCGCATGGTTCCGGTCAGCGTCGCAGCAGGGGTTGCCGTCTGGGTCGCACTCGTGGCGACACTGGAATTCGCGCGGGCCGGTTACGCGAATGCGCCTGTTTCTCTGGCCATCGATG
Proteins encoded:
- a CDS encoding transposase, coding for MSALSSLLPIEIGGGKHDQEQRAEPFLRAMNQRMKQPESRTSYARRKTIAEPVFGQIKNAGFRGFGLRAKARVAGEFSLECAAHSLKKIIPAAVLGEVCPAFVKRVTLTCMRGR